In Bacillus sp. KH172YL63, one genomic interval encodes:
- the glmS gene encoding glutamine--fructose-6-phosphate transaminase (isomerizing) encodes MCGIVGYIGNSDTKEILLKGLEKLEYRGYDSAGIAVQNDEGIHVFKEKGRIADLRGIVDNSVASNTGIGHTRWATHGVPSQVNAHPHQSNSGRFTIVHNGVIENYSQLKREYLTDVTFKSDTDTEVIVQLIDKIVQEGNTVEEAFRQTLMLLKGSYAIALLDSENDETIYVAKNKSPLLVGLGEDFNVVASDAMAMIQVTDQYVELMDKEMVIVKKDKVEIQNLIGEVMERAPYTAEIDASDIEKGTYPHYMLKEIDEQPLVMRKIIQAYQNENNELHIDEPIVGAMKEADRVYIIACGTSYHAGLVGKQFIEKSAGIPVEVHVASEFSYNMPLLSKKPLFIFISQSGETADSRAVLVQVKELGHKSLTITNVAGSTLSREADYTLLLHAGPEIAVASTKAYTAQLAVLAILAHVSGQACGTNQSFDLVQELGIVATAMEALCDTKEEFEDIAREYLSTTRNCFFIGRSLDFYVGLEGALKLKEISYIQAEGFAGGELKHGTIALIEEGTPIVALATQEEVNLGIRGNVKEVVARGANPCIISMKGLEDEEDRFVIPEVNPLLSPLISVIPLQLISYYAALHRDCDVDKPRNLAKSVTVE; translated from the coding sequence ATGTGTGGAATTGTTGGATATATTGGAAATTCAGATACGAAAGAAATTCTTTTAAAAGGTCTTGAGAAGCTTGAGTACCGCGGATATGATTCTGCCGGTATCGCCGTTCAAAACGATGAAGGCATCCATGTGTTCAAGGAGAAGGGCCGCATTGCAGACCTTCGCGGAATCGTGGATAACAGTGTAGCTAGCAACACAGGAATCGGACACACCCGCTGGGCTACCCACGGCGTACCGAGCCAGGTGAACGCTCACCCTCATCAAAGCAACTCAGGCCGCTTCACAATCGTTCACAACGGAGTCATCGAAAACTACTCCCAGCTTAAGCGTGAATATTTAACAGACGTCACGTTCAAGAGTGATACGGATACAGAAGTCATCGTACAGCTTATTGACAAGATTGTACAAGAAGGAAACACGGTGGAAGAAGCTTTCCGTCAAACGTTAATGCTTCTTAAAGGCTCTTATGCCATTGCCCTTTTAGACAGTGAAAACGATGAAACCATCTATGTTGCGAAGAACAAAAGCCCGCTTCTAGTCGGTCTTGGAGAAGACTTCAACGTTGTAGCAAGTGATGCAATGGCGATGATCCAGGTAACGGACCAGTATGTTGAGCTGATGGATAAAGAAATGGTCATCGTAAAGAAAGATAAAGTTGAGATCCAAAATCTGATCGGTGAAGTGATGGAACGTGCTCCTTACACGGCTGAGATCGATGCCAGTGATATCGAAAAAGGAACATACCCTCACTATATGCTGAAAGAAATCGACGAGCAGCCATTAGTGATGCGTAAAATCATCCAGGCTTACCAAAACGAGAACAACGAGCTTCACATCGATGAGCCGATCGTCGGCGCGATGAAAGAAGCGGACCGTGTCTACATCATTGCATGTGGAACGAGCTACCACGCTGGTCTTGTCGGAAAGCAATTCATCGAGAAGAGTGCAGGGATCCCTGTTGAGGTCCATGTAGCAAGTGAATTCAGCTATAACATGCCTTTACTTTCTAAAAAGCCATTGTTCATCTTCATCTCACAAAGTGGTGAAACGGCTGATAGCCGTGCCGTACTTGTTCAAGTGAAAGAGCTTGGCCATAAGTCATTAACAATCACAAACGTTGCTGGATCTACTCTTTCACGTGAAGCGGATTACACATTGCTTCTTCATGCAGGTCCTGAAATCGCTGTTGCTTCAACGAAAGCATACACGGCTCAGCTTGCGGTTCTTGCCATCCTTGCCCATGTTTCAGGTCAAGCATGCGGAACGAACCAAAGCTTCGACCTTGTACAGGAACTTGGTATCGTTGCGACTGCGATGGAAGCACTGTGCGACACGAAAGAAGAGTTTGAAGATATCGCCCGCGAATATCTGTCTACAACGCGCAACTGCTTCTTCATCGGCCGCTCACTTGACTTCTATGTTGGTCTTGAAGGTGCACTGAAGCTGAAAGAAATCTCTTACATCCAGGCAGAAGGATTTGCCGGTGGAGAGCTTAAACACGGTACGATCGCCCTTATCGAAGAAGGTACACCGATCGTTGCCCTTGCAACACAAGAAGAAGTAAACCTGGGCATCAGAGGAAACGTGAAAGAGGTAGTCGCCCGTGGCGCCAACCCTTGCATCATTTCCATGAAAGGCCTAGAAGACGAAGAAGATCGCTTCGTCATCCCAGAGGTTAACCCATTGTTATCACCTCTTATCTCTGTCATCCCATTACAATTAATTTCTTACTACGCTGCCCTGCACCGCGATTGCGATGTAGATAAGCCACGTAACCTGGCTAAGTCGGTTACGGTTGAGTAA